From Candidatus Neomarinimicrobiota bacterium, one genomic window encodes:
- a CDS encoding MMPL family transporter has translation MNRNHLKYSDHPIRRWFIMQSIEHSWRTIILSLIATIIMGSGIRFFTIDDDIMKILPKNMDSRIAWDAVQEEFGSTDVIFIAFGKKGKSIFNPKAFEALWDLMEGLEASNRVEEVLCISNSVRMDNVDGFMEVGDLQIERSLTENDIESIQNYLSRNSTIKKRFISENEDYFLILAQPYNSEGMDSFRNEVVKITNPILQDFEIHYGGQAYITGTMPTLIREDVESLMKAGILIMVFILLLNLRSVPGVAMVLMVIGLSLLSMMGFMGWIFKMTGSERFLFTMANTSMPIILLTIANSDGVHVITKFFKELRQKKEVRSSIASTMDSLLIPIFLTSITTIAAFLTMISSPLEPMIGYGISIGCGILWAWFLSSLMLPAVISLKRWNVDSNAIAKPSVFEKIIDKLGKIVLTHPKYVFSVGAFFVLIGLMGLLKVTVDANISNFFKPGTEIRNSLDFMDNEMSGTVDIRVRLEGDMKEPEILSHMIHVQDYMKSHPKILTSYSIANVVEQMHRTVMDDNPEYETIPDTRDKVNNLFTLYSMSGDIDDFSGMVDYDYEVGLITSMSKVMSTDEIFSFVTELSQFIDQKFGPNIETTVTGMIVVFRDLVILVVKSSLFSIIFSLLVIGVIAGYFFKRGLWGLLAVIPLTSAVIINFGFMGYFGVELSHITAILSSIIIGVGVDFAIHYIAQFRRLSRTIDESKLSREVVDDVGYPILLDAGSNMGFGALLFSAFLPIQYIGGLMVFAMVSTSLGTLTVLSALAEILKNKLIEKGH, from the coding sequence ATGAATAGAAATCACCTTAAATATTCCGACCACCCTATTCGCAGATGGTTTATTATGCAAAGTATAGAACATTCTTGGCGGACAATTATATTATCATTAATTGCCACCATTATAATGGGATCGGGCATCCGATTTTTTACTATCGATGATGATATAATGAAAATTCTTCCCAAGAATATGGATTCCAGAATTGCTTGGGATGCTGTTCAGGAAGAATTTGGAAGTACCGATGTGATATTTATCGCATTTGGCAAGAAAGGAAAATCCATATTCAATCCAAAAGCTTTCGAAGCACTTTGGGATTTGATGGAGGGACTTGAAGCTTCAAATAGGGTGGAAGAAGTACTGTGTATTTCAAATTCCGTCCGAATGGATAATGTAGATGGATTTATGGAAGTGGGTGATCTTCAAATTGAGAGAAGTTTAACGGAAAATGATATTGAAAGTATTCAAAATTATCTGAGCAGGAATTCAACCATTAAAAAACGGTTTATTAGTGAAAATGAAGATTATTTTTTAATTCTAGCACAACCTTATAATAGCGAAGGTATGGATTCATTTAGAAATGAAGTTGTTAAAATTACGAATCCCATTTTGCAGGATTTTGAAATTCATTATGGTGGACAAGCCTACATTACAGGAACCATGCCAACATTGATTCGTGAAGATGTTGAAAGCCTAATGAAGGCAGGCATTTTAATTATGGTTTTTATTCTTCTATTAAATTTGCGAAGTGTTCCCGGTGTTGCCATGGTATTGATGGTAATAGGTTTATCCCTTTTGTCTATGATGGGTTTTATGGGTTGGATTTTTAAAATGACAGGATCAGAAAGATTTTTGTTTACCATGGCGAATACATCGATGCCTATTATTTTACTAACGATCGCTAATTCAGATGGTGTTCATGTTATTACGAAATTTTTTAAGGAATTAAGACAGAAAAAAGAAGTTAGGTCCTCTATCGCTTCAACAATGGATTCTTTATTGATCCCGATATTTCTCACTAGCATAACAACCATTGCAGCATTTTTGACGATGATTTCATCTCCTTTAGAACCTATGATTGGTTATGGTATTTCTATAGGATGTGGAATTTTGTGGGCGTGGTTTTTAAGCTCTTTGATGTTGCCGGCCGTTATAAGTCTTAAGCGCTGGAATGTGGATTCAAACGCAATCGCAAAACCAAGCGTATTTGAAAAAATCATTGATAAATTGGGAAAAATTGTATTGACTCACCCCAAATATGTTTTTTCTGTTGGAGCTTTTTTTGTTCTAATTGGTTTGATGGGATTATTGAAAGTGACTGTTGATGCGAATATCTCTAACTTTTTTAAACCCGGGACAGAAATTCGAAATAGTCTTGATTTTATGGATAACGAAATGAGCGGTACTGTGGATATTCGCGTTAGACTTGAAGGCGATATGAAGGAACCCGAGATCTTATCTCACATGATTCACGTTCAGGATTATATGAAAAGTCATCCAAAAATACTTACGAGTTACTCAATAGCAAATGTGGTGGAACAGATGCATCGGACGGTCATGGATGACAACCCGGAATATGAAACTATCCCGGATACACGCGATAAAGTGAATAATTTATTCACGTTGTATTCCATGTCCGGAGATATTGATGATTTCTCAGGTATGGTGGACTATGATTATGAAGTAGGATTAATTACTTCTATGAGTAAGGTAATGTCCACGGATGAAATTTTTTCCTTCGTCACAGAATTAAGTCAATTTATTGACCAAAAATTCGGTCCGAACATTGAAACGACAGTCACAGGGATGATTGTAGTTTTTCGAGATTTAGTCATTTTAGTGGTAAAATCATCACTTTTTAGTATCATTTTCTCTTTGTTAGTGATCGGCGTAATTGCAGGGTATTTTTTCAAGCGTGGATTGTGGGGACTATTAGCTGTAATTCCTTTAACATCTGCAGTTATAATCAATTTTGGATTTATGGGGTATTTTGGAGTTGAGTTATCACATATTACTGCAATTTTATCATCTATAATTATTGGTGTCGGAGTGGATTTTGCTATTCATTATATTGCGCAATTTCGTCGATTATCACGTACCATAGACGAGTCTAAATTAAGCCGTGAAGTGGTTGACGATGTGGGTTATCCCATCCTTTTGGATGCAGGATCAAATATGGGCTTTGGCGCATTATTATTTTCCGCATTTTTACCAATTCAATATATCGGTGGACTCATGGTATTTGCTATGGTATCCACATCGCTGGGAACGCTCACTGTTTTATCTGCGCTGGCAGAAATATTAAAGAATAAATTGATAGAAAAAGGACACTGA
- a CDS encoding sodium:solute symporter family protein, whose product MKGTLHLLDWVVILAYVIALITLGVFRSKNSRKSPEEYILAGRRLSLPGFVVTLVATWYGGILGIGENTYLNGVQTWFIFGLPYYFFAILFSLFLSSKIHAEKRLSIPDHFHHHYGRNAGLISAVFILILASPAPYILSLGILVQYFSGIPFEWALISAASISMIYIWYGGFGAVVRTDYLQMALMFFGFGFLLLFAWHELGSPIQMFSTIPTKHLNPQGGMGITYILVWFFIALWTFIDPGFHQRTSAAKNSKTARNGILIAVAFWFIFDMLTLFTGLYARSLIITSEPMFVYPMLASKILPPFLFGIFLTGLLATIMSTIDSLGLISAVTFGRDILWRINPPQDTSEKAKDNSALEFTRSSLIVIGFIAIILALSIPSVVQLWYVIGSITVPGILLPFLLTFTKIKLNKNHIIMSMLVPVLFSIFWFIVGNLLGDYPFGIEPFYPGLAASLILIFFQYHFHK is encoded by the coding sequence ATGAAAGGGACACTTCATCTTTTAGACTGGGTAGTGATTTTGGCATATGTTATTGCATTAATAACATTGGGGGTATTTCGGAGTAAAAATAGTCGCAAATCACCCGAAGAATACATTCTTGCCGGAAGGCGATTATCTTTGCCCGGTTTTGTAGTAACTTTGGTTGCAACGTGGTATGGTGGAATCCTGGGAATTGGTGAAAATACGTATTTGAATGGAGTACAAACGTGGTTCATCTTTGGGTTGCCTTATTACTTTTTCGCCATATTATTCTCGCTTTTTTTATCCTCTAAAATTCATGCAGAAAAACGCCTATCAATCCCGGATCATTTTCATCATCATTATGGACGAAATGCAGGACTTATTAGTGCCGTATTTATTCTGATTTTAGCAAGTCCTGCACCTTATATACTGAGCCTAGGAATTTTGGTGCAGTATTTTTCTGGGATACCATTTGAATGGGCACTCATTTCAGCTGCTTCCATCAGCATGATTTACATTTGGTATGGCGGTTTTGGCGCAGTCGTTCGCACTGATTATCTTCAAATGGCGCTCATGTTTTTTGGATTTGGGTTTCTACTTTTATTTGCTTGGCATGAATTGGGTTCGCCGATCCAAATGTTCTCAACAATTCCTACAAAACATTTAAATCCACAAGGTGGCATGGGAATAACTTACATTTTAGTTTGGTTTTTTATTGCTCTATGGACGTTTATTGACCCGGGATTTCATCAGAGAACTTCCGCTGCTAAAAATTCAAAAACTGCCAGAAATGGCATTCTAATTGCAGTGGCATTTTGGTTCATTTTTGATATGCTTACATTGTTCACCGGTCTGTACGCACGCTCCCTAATTATAACATCAGAACCCATGTTTGTCTATCCCATGCTGGCTTCAAAAATCCTTCCGCCATTTTTATTTGGAATTTTTTTGACGGGATTGCTGGCAACCATTATGTCCACCATCGATTCGCTGGGCTTGATTAGCGCAGTAACGTTCGGTAGAGATATTCTATGGCGGATTAATCCACCGCAAGATACCTCAGAAAAAGCTAAAGATAATTCTGCCCTAGAGTTCACAAGAAGCAGTTTAATTGTCATCGGATTTATCGCAATTATTCTTGCTCTAAGTATTCCATCTGTAGTGCAACTTTGGTATGTGATTGGCTCTATAACCGTACCGGGTATTCTTCTGCCATTTTTACTAACATTTACAAAAATTAAGTTAAATAAAAATCATATTATTATGTCAATGCTTGTGCCAGTTCTATTCTCGATATTTTGGTTTATTGTCGGCAATTTATTAGGGGATTACCCCTTTGGGATTGAACCTTTTTATCCTGGTTTGGCTGCATCACTCATTCTGATATTTTTTCAATACCATTTTCATAAATAA
- a CDS encoding thiamine diphosphokinase: protein MKNSFNHPVVILANGAFPTHAIPLSIIDNACTLICTDGSADIILRSGNQPHVIIGDQDSTQFTPDSFQGLWIPVQNQDKTDLHKALDWCNLNHIDALTIVGATGKREDHSLANINLIQPFSAKINLSIVTDFFTITCHKGAQSFSSFKGQIVSLFGSGTISTYNLTFELSDKTIQNESHGVSNESLGKSFKVKSSEPVLVFRSHPE, encoded by the coding sequence ATGAAAAATTCATTTAATCATCCGGTTGTCATTCTCGCGAATGGTGCATTTCCAACCCACGCCATCCCGTTAAGTATTATTGATAACGCTTGTACATTAATTTGTACCGATGGTAGCGCAGACATCATTTTACGATCAGGGAATCAACCACACGTGATCATTGGTGATCAAGATTCAACACAATTTACCCCAGACTCTTTCCAAGGATTGTGGATTCCTGTACAGAATCAAGATAAAACCGATCTGCATAAAGCTCTCGATTGGTGCAACCTTAACCATATAGATGCATTAACAATCGTCGGAGCAACGGGAAAACGAGAGGATCATAGTTTAGCGAATATCAATTTGATTCAACCATTCAGCGCAAAAATTAACCTCTCAATCGTCACTGATTTTTTTACCATTACCTGTCACAAAGGGGCTCAATCTTTTTCATCCTTTAAAGGACAGATTGTATCCCTATTTGGGTCTGGAACAATTTCAACCTATAATCTAACATTTGAATTATCCGACAAAACAATTCAGAATGAATCCCATGGAGTCAGCAACGAATCTCTAGGTAAAAGTTTTAAGGTAAAATCATCTGAGCCGGTTTTAGTTTTCCGATCTCACCCCGAATGA
- a CDS encoding TetR/AcrR family transcriptional regulator, with protein sequence MNSPQEQQAEYILEQSFEALTRDGVRSFTVDSLSRKLGMSKKTIYKFFPTKEDLVDKSVGFFLELIEKKLKRLIATEPNPVIQFVKVMEFIMGHVSNISIERLADLKSRFPRVWKKMESFRLARRDDFHEILSKAQKQGFVREDVDIQIISTLYMNIINSTFQPEFFLKNNLTPSDTIHNFLKMVTGGLFTEDGIKYTNELFNCDKE encoded by the coding sequence ATGAATAGTCCCCAAGAACAGCAAGCAGAATATATCCTTGAACAAAGTTTTGAAGCTTTGACGCGAGATGGCGTACGTTCTTTTACCGTTGATTCTCTTTCTCGGAAATTGGGGATGAGTAAAAAAACAATTTATAAGTTTTTCCCAACAAAAGAAGATTTAGTGGATAAAAGCGTAGGGTTTTTTCTTGAATTAATTGAGAAGAAATTAAAACGACTTATTGCAACAGAACCAAATCCTGTCATCCAATTTGTAAAGGTAATGGAATTTATTATGGGACATGTATCCAATATATCCATTGAAAGGCTCGCTGATTTAAAAAGTCGGTTTCCACGTGTTTGGAAAAAAATGGAATCATTTCGATTGGCTCGAAGGGATGATTTTCATGAAATTTTATCGAAAGCCCAAAAACAAGGATTTGTAAGAGAAGATGTAGATATTCAGATCATATCGACATTATATATGAATATTATTAATTCAACATTTCAACCGGAATTTTTTCTTAAAAACAATTTGACACCATCTGACACCATTCACAATTTTTTGAAAATGGTAACCGGCGGACTTTTTACGGAAGATGGGATTAAATACACGAATGAATTATTTAATTGTGATAAAGAATAA